A DNA window from Leopardus geoffroyi isolate Oge1 chromosome A1, O.geoffroyi_Oge1_pat1.0, whole genome shotgun sequence contains the following coding sequences:
- the LOC123605879 gene encoding tubulin alpha-8 chain-like encodes MGLQGFLFFHSFGGGTGSGFTSLLMERFFVDYGKKSKLEFSIYPAPQVSTVVEPYNSILTTHTTLEHSDCAFMVDNEAIYDICRRHLDIERPTYTNLNRLIGQIVSSITASLRFDGALNVDLTEFQTNLVPYPCIHFPLATYAPVISAEKANHEQLSVAEITNASFEQIGGARRRGLSENQ; translated from the exons ATGGGTCTTCAGGGCTTCTTGTTTTTCCACAGCTTTGGAGGGGGAACTGGTTCCGGGTTCACCTCCCTGCTGATGGAACGTTTCTTTGTCGATTATGGCAAGAAGTCCAAGCTGGAGTTCTCCATTTACCCAGCTCCCCAGGTTTCCACTGTAGTTGAGCCCTACAACTCCATCCTCACTACCCACACCACCCTGGAGCACTCTGATTGTGCCTTCATGGTAGATAATGAGGCCATCTATGACATCTGTCGTAGACACCTCGATATTGAACGTCCAACCTACACTAACCTAAATAGGTTGATAGGTCAAATTGTGTCTTCCATCACTGCTTCCCTCAGATTTGATGGAGCCCTGAATGTTGATTTGACAGAATTCCAGACCAACCTGGTGCCCTATCCCTGCATCCACTTCCCTCTGGCCACATATGCCCCTGTCATCTCTGCTGAGAAAGCCAACCATGAACAGCTTTCTGTAGCAGAGATCACCAATGCATCCTTTGAGC AGAT CGGAGGAGCGAGGCGCCGCGGCCTGAG